Proteins from a genomic interval of Bombus affinis isolate iyBomAffi1 chromosome 18, iyBomAffi1.2, whole genome shotgun sequence:
- the LOC126926638 gene encoding uncharacterized protein LOC126926638 isoform X1, with the protein MKQFFTRHWGSCSPIIILAVAVVWSYFIFFRTFFFGTRVSASLKRTEPLQELKNVRAMMHRCPDVLFHGSTTTPPNQMARVRHLLQPSSGRCPCPSSTLHSSEVLSTTHLGHLNRTCSASCGSSTQSQQLVWLSMPILCR; encoded by the exons atgaaaCAATTTTTTACACGACATTGGGGTTCTTGTTCGCCGATTATAATTTTAGCGGTCGCGGTAGTGTGgtcttattttatattctttcgAACATTCTTTTTCGGTACTAGAGTCAGTGCATCTCTCAAGAGGACAGAGCCTCTgcaggagctcaagaat GTGCGTGCCATGATGCATCGATGTCCTGACGTTTTAT TTCATGGTTCTACCACTACGCCACCGAACCAGATGGCTCGCGTCAGACATCTTCTGCAGCCATCCTCGGGACGATGTCCATGTCCATCGTCCACCTTGCATTCGAGCGAAGTTCTCTCTACCACCCATCTTGGGCACTTGAACAGGACGTGCTCTGCGTCGTGCGGGTCCTCCACGCAGTCCCAACAACTGGTATGGCTCTCCATGCCGATCTTATGTCGATAA
- the LOC126926621 gene encoding uncharacterized protein LOC126926621, with amino-acid sequence MQHRKSQTGARPASPDHPGESGRTRCGGRTIPRPRRPNWIGDLNGSTAITWTPALSPLGALLDRGNGFVVVEWNRIAIVGIFVSPNSGVAAFGNFLDEVGDCVRRCLPRQVLVLGDFNARSSQWGDTRTDSRGRMLTDWAATLGLVLVNRGATSTCVAWRGSSIVDVTWATAELYRKIHGWRVADRMETLSDHLYITMEMKMEAATSDRGVRRQQEENRSRRPPPSTPRWRLKERDKDMLRAAVTVSAWSWDARGNNTTPPPTTTALGSIDEEADELHGYMSAACDASMPRSVPGGRSDRCVYWWKPEIADMRASCVHARRRFLRARRRRRTRDEEEISRCYEDYRETRRALQREIKLAKTRCWDRLIESVDSDPWGRPYRIVTKKLRPSAPR; translated from the coding sequence ATGCAACATAGGAAGAGCCAGACGGGCGCAAGACCTGCTTCTCCAGACCATCCGGGAGAATCGGGTCGCACTCGCTGTGGTGGCCGAACCATACCGCGTCCCCGACGCCCCAACTGGATCGGGGATTTGAACGGATCAACGGCCATAACATGGACGCCGGCGTTGAGTCCGCTCGGCGCCCTGTTGGATCGCGGTAACGGCTTCGTCGTCGTCGAGTGGAACAGGATTGCGATAGTGGGCATCTTCGTCTCGCCCAACAGCGGAGTGGCCGCGTTCGGGAACTTCCTGGACGAAGTCGGCGACTGCGTTCGTAGATGTCTGCCCCGTCAGGTACTCGTCCTTGGTGACTTCAACGCGCGCTCGTCGCAATGGGGGGACACCAGGACGGATTCCCGAGGCAGGATGCTGACGGACTGGGCCGCGACTCTCGGACTAGTTCTGGTGAACAGGGGCGCAACTAGCACCTGCGTGGCGTGGAGGGGTTCGTCCATCGTCGACGTTACCTGGGCTACCGCCGAGCTCTACCGGAAGATCCACGGATGGAGAGTGGCCGACAGAATGGAGACCTTGTCGGACCACCTCTATATAACGATGGAAATGAAGATGGAGGCCGCCACGAGCGACCGCGGTGTCCGACGACAGCAAGAGGAGAACCGATCCCGTCGACCACCACCATCAACACCTAGGTGGCGTTTGAAGGAGAGGGACAAGGACATGCTGCGGGCGGCGGTCACTGTCTCCGCCTGGAGCTGGGACGCACGGGGGAACAACACCACCCCCCCCCCAACCACCACCGCACTGGGTAGCATCGACGAGGAGGCGGACGAGCTCCACGGATACATGAGCGCGGCATGCGACGCCTCCATGCCACGCTCCGTCCCGGGCGGCAGAAGCGACCGTTGCGTGTATTGGTGGAAACCGGAAATAGCCGATATGCGAGCGAGTTGCGTCCATGCCCGGAGAAGATTTCTAAGGGCGCGTCGCCGCAGACGGACACGTGACGAGGAGGAGATCTCTCGCTGCTACGAGGACTACAGAGAGACGAGACGCGCTCTCCAGCGAGAGATCAAACTAGCCAAGACTCGGTGCTGGGATCGACTGATCGAATCGGTCGATTCAGATCCGTGGGGGAGGCCCTATCGCATTGTGACGAAGAAACTGCGACCTTCGGCCCCCCGCTGA